GAAGAGACGCCTTCAGTAAGCGCTTTAATCGTGTTGTATTGAAGCTCGTATGAATTTACTGACAATGGATCAGCAAATGAAATTACGGATTTGGATAATATGACAGCTCCTTCATAAGTAAATACAAAGCTTTCGCGTTTTGCGGTTTTAAGCAAATACTCCGTTCCGTCATACACCATTGATGTCTTCTTATCGGATACAGCTTTTTCATACGCTTCTTTGAATCGGTCATCTACAACGATTTTTGTATCAGCGGCCGGTTCAAACTCGTTCTTGCCGGCAATGGTATTGACGGTCACCTCTGTTTTCAGGCGGAGAAGATTATATGAATCCTCTCCGAGCTTTTCTATTTTGAAGGTGACTGTTTTGGATTTAATCTGGGTATTAAATATTTCATTTTTCGCTTCAATTGCTTTTGCGAGATCAACACGGTTTATACTTCCGAAGCTTTCGCTTTCAATTCCTTTTTTAGCGATCCAGTAAAGCGTATTATTAAATGTCGCTCCGGCATAATTCGCGACAGCCTTTTCTTTTTTAAAAAATTGCTCGGCCTCTCCATAAGGATTTACTATGCCTCCAATAAAAGCGAATGTGAACATTATTATAATAATTATCAGTCCAAGCACAGCAAGGCGGTTGCGGATGAATCGCTTTGCCACAAGCATTCCCGGAGAGAGGAGCTTTACTCGCTGTTCGTCGTCAAGAGAAGACGATTCGCTTATATGTCCCGATTCGTCATTAATATCATCGTTTGTTTTATTTTCGCCATTTTTATTTCGGTCATTTTTCAGCATTTTGTGCTTCCCTCCTCTCAGTTTACTCTGACACGCGGATCAACAACAGCATACAGAATATCCGCCATCAGTGTGCCGACCAGCGTCAATACTGCCAGAAACAGCAGATAGAACATTGAGAACGGTATGTCTCCCTGCACCATCGCGTTGTACGCCGTATATCCGATACCAGGAATGGCAAACAGCTGCTCTGTTATAAGCGCACCGCTGAAAAGCCCGGGAAGCGTGCCGCCGACTATGGTTATAATGGGAATAAGCGTGTTCCTGAAGGCATGCTTGTTTATGACAGTTTTTTCAGGCAGCCCTTTCGCGCGCGCTGTTCTTATATAGTCGGAGTTAAGCACCTCAAGCATATTCGTCCTCGTATAACGCATTAAAAACCCTATGCTCACAATTGTAAGGGTGGCGACGGGGAGGATAAAATGCTGTACCACATCCCAAAATTTTCCGATATCGCTGAGCTGATCGTAAAAGCGCCCGACTTTTCCCACCGGGTCGACCCAGTTGAGCTTTATTGCAAATATAAGCTTCAAAAGCGTCGCAAAGAAAAACGATGGCAGAGATATCCCGATAAGCGCAAAAACAGTCACTGCGTAATCGGTTCTGCTGTATTGCCTGCGTGCGGCGAGAATTCCGAGCGGAATGGCAATGACCAACTCAAGGAGCAAGGAAACAAACGAAAGCCAGAATGAATCCCATATTACTTCCTTGAATTTCTGGACAACGGGAACATTATATACCCAGGAATCTCCGAAATCACCCTTTATTATCTCTCCCAGCCACCCGAAATAGCCCGGGATGACATCACTGTCAAGATGATAAACGGCCTGAAGCTGACTTAATATTTCGGTAAAGCTTTTTGCTCCCGGAAGCGCGGAGCGCTCGCGAGCAACACGTTCTACATATGACGTTGGGAGACTGCGCATTATCGCGTATATTATGATAGAAACCAGAAACAATATCAAAACGCACAAAAGCAGCCTTTTGATTAAAAATTTTCGCATAAAGACTTCCTTACCTGACTATTTCAAAGAAAGCCCGCCTATCATAAGGCAGGCTTTCTTTAGAAATTGTGTTATTTTGATTATTCGGCAGTATTTACAGGTGTTTCTGTTTCCACGACTTCAAGCAGCTCTATATCATGCATCCAGCCCCAGTATGTCGTGATATCCGGAGTCAAGGTATCAATTTTAACTCTGTTTGTCGAGAATATTATTACGTTCTGTCTCTGATAAGACGGAATTTCAACAGCCCAGTCAATTATTATATCAAGGCATGCCTTGTATATAGTTTTTCTTTGCGACTGATCGGCAGATTTGCGCGCATCGACAATGTATTCGTCAAGCTTTGCGTCGTCGATGTGGTAATGGTTGGAATCAGAGCCGTTTCTGCCTATTATTCCCGAGCTGTGATAGATCTGATACATATCGGGATCGATCGTGGCGCTCCATGCGGCAGTCCAGATTTCCTGGGTTCCAGCGTCAATCCTGTCCCAGAGAACCGTGGAATCGGTCAGATCGTTGACTGTCAGAGTAATGCCTATCGTTTTAAGGGCATTGGAAGCGTTGGACAAAATTTGGAAGTTAGGATGATCGCCCACTCCGTCTCCCGGGACAAGAGCTTCATATGTGAGCTTCGCGCCGGCGGGAGCTGCGGTAAATGTCTTTGTGGATTCGCTGTAGGTAAAGCCGGCTGCCTTAAGGAAGCCGACCGCCGCGTTTAAAGCAGCTTCATATTTTGCGTTGGCATCCATATCGGAGGTATAAATCGGTTTGCCGTCTACATCCTTGGAGAACGCCACTTCGTAATCGGCATCTGATTTCTGCGGAGCAGCCCACGAAGTGTTGGATATCGGGTAATTGATTACCGCGGCGGCATCGCCGTAATAGCTGTTGATGGATACATCACGGTATACCGCGAAAAGTGTTGCGAACGCGCGTCTCAGGTTCTTGGAGGCATCGGAAGCGGGATCGGTGCCGACAAGAACGGTAGAAGCGTTTATTCCCATATAGCCGTAGCCGAGATTGTCCACGGAGTTTGTTGTGATAATGTCACCGGTTAGCTCCTTATTGGAGTTTGTGTCTCTGATAGCCTGGAATTTGACCTTGCTGCCGGACGGATTCGATACATCGGCGGCGCCTGTCTGCAAAGCGGTTATCTTATCGGCTTCGCCTACTTCCTTGAATTGAATATAATGAATCTTCGGGCAGCCCTTGTAATAATTTTCGTTCGCTTCGAAATACACTACTTTGTTTTCGTATTTTACAAATTTATAAGCGCCGGCGCCCATAGGGCTGTTGGTTTTGGCCTTGACTATATCAAGATTGCCAAATTCATGACCGAATTTGTTTGCCTTGTAATCATATAGGGCTTCGTTTCCGTAATAATGAAGCGGAGCGATTGATATTCCGAATATCGAATAAATCGCAGGAGCCTCATAACCGTTGGTCGTAACTTCGACTGTGCGCTGGTCGATTTTCTTTATTCCGGAAATGCTGGGCACGCCCGTGCCGCCCATTGCTTCGTCTTTTGAGCCGAATTTAAGGATGAATTTGTTGTATGTCGGGCCGACAACGTCGGTTGCATCTCCGGAATATTGCTCTGTCGCCCAATATTCTTCCGGATTGCCGTTGTATGCGCCGTATGCCACTGCATATAAATCATCTATTGTCGGGTATTGATTGTTTTTAAGATCATATGTCTTTCCGCCCGCGGTGATTTTTCCGGTGGCTTTTTTGTCACTGTCTTTTTCCGCAGTAGCAAATCCCCACATAACCATTCCAAACGGAATCTGAAGCTTTTCGTTTGCGATGATTTCATCACTTGTGAAGCCGAGTTCTCCTTCAGCATAAGAAGCGGCGTATTTACCGACGCAGTAGTTTACTATTCCCTGAAGGTCTTCTTTCCAGGATTCAGCGATCAGATCCCAGTATCCTGTTTGCTGTTCTTCTGTCCATTCGTCGGAAGATGCCCATTTGTGATCCTTGCCGGCGGCGTAGATTTTTTCAGCGATGGTATGATATTTGTCATAAACCGCGCTCGTGGTCTGAGTCTGATAATCGTTTAACCCGATTATATTATAGGAGCCGAGAGTGGTTGATCCGACATAGGACGGATCGAGAAATACGTAATATGTGAATATTACATCATCGGCGTCAAATTCTTGACCGTCGGAGAATTTCACGCCGCTCTTAATCTTTGCGCGGTATGTGGTCGTGTTTTTCTTTTCGTCAATGCTAACCTTTATATCGGCAATGCCTTTATAATTATAGGCAGTGCCGTTGTATTTGACGGTTTGACCGCCAATGGCGTTGTATACTATGCCTCCTGATCTGTCAGTTGTCAAAAGCTGCAGCTGAGTCATGTCTACAACATCCTGATCATATGCGGAATCCGCGAAAAACGGGCTGAATTTTGCGGAAAATGGGTCATATGCGACAACAAGGGGAGTTTCGAGTGTCGGAGCGGTCGGTCCCTTGGTTCCGCCGCATGCCGCGAAGGAACAAAAGCACATTGACAAAACTAAAATGAACGTTATAATGCGTCTTGGGGTTGCTTTCATAGTTGTCCTCCATTAGTCAAATTTCCGCGTTTTTATCAAATTCGCGGATTATTATAGGTATATGGAAATATTTTAATGCCAAATGTTGATTTTGTCAATATTAATTTATATTTTATTCCCCTATTATACATACTTTGCTCACAATTATCTGTTTTATATTATTATTTTATGCGTATTTTCAACTGCTTATTACATTTTAAACAATCGATATGCATAAATACATGCTTATTTGAATATTTATTTTTCTTCTCACATTTATTTTCTCTGTAATTTCCATTTCGAGAATACACTTTTCGAATTCATGCTTAGAATTTCTTTCTAGCTCTTATTCCTATCGCAGCTTTTTCTTATACTAACCTCCATTTCAACTTATACAATGGAATTATATCTTGTAAATTTGCGTAAAATATTTGCAAAATTCATAATATTTTTTTCTTTGCTATTGACAAAGCATACGTTCTTGTTTATAATATTATGGTATATGGCGGTTAAATACCGCTCTTCTTGCTTCGCGCCTGACGGATTTATTCGATAACGGTAATGCGGCGCCGCGCGAGGCCTTATGTCCAAAAGGAGGTGTAATAGTAACATGGAAAAACTGCAATCCAAATACGAAACCGTTTTTATTGTAAATCCCGAGCTTGGCGATGAAGCCGTCACTACAATATGTGACAAGTTCAAAGCTTTGATCGCTGCCAACGGAACGATTGACGACGTAGCCGATTGGGGAAAGAGAAGACTCGCATATCCGATAAACGATGTTTTAGACGGATATTATATGGTCATCAAATTTACCTGCGGTCATGATTTTCCCGCGGAACTCGACAGAATTTTCAAGATTACCGACGGTATGCTCCGTTCTGTAATCGTAAAAGAAGAAGAATAATTCAGGAGGATGTCATGGCAGCTTTTAACAAGGTCATTTTAATAGGAAATCTTGTAAGCGATCCCGAATTGAAGCAGACAAACAGCGGTATTCCCGTTACCTCTTTTTCAATCGCGGTAAGCAGACGCTTTGCAAAACAGGGTGATCCGGTACAGGCTGACTTTATAAACATCGTTGCCTGGCGTTCCACCGCGGAATTTATCACAAAGTACTTCACAAAAGGCAAATCGATTCTCGTCTGCGGTTCGCTTCAATCCCGCACCTGGACGGATCAAAGCGGTCAGAAGCGATATTCCACCGAGGTCGTTGCCGAAGAAGTCTCCTTTGTCGAGAAAAAAGCGGACAACGCTGCGGGCGGCGCGATAAATAATTCCGCGCCCTCTCCGTACAGCTCAAGTCCCAAGGACGTCGCCTTTGAGGAAATGTCCACCGACGACGATCTTCCCTTTTGACATTTCCATTTCATTTATAACAAGGAGGTTTTAACATGGATAAGGAAGCTCCAAGATCATCGGGCTACAGGCCGATGAACAGAAGAAAAAAGAAAGTCTGCGCTTTCTGCGCCGATAAGATAGAACATATCGACTACAAGGATGCCAATAAGCTTCGTAAATTTGTTTCCGAACGCTCCAAGATCCTTCCCAGAAGGATTACCGGCACCTGCGCAAAGCATCAGAGACAGCTCACCACCGCAATCAAGCGCGCGCGCCAGATTGCCATTCTGCCCTATATCAGCGACTGATTCAGAGACCGATAAAAATACAAGGAGGCAAAAATATAACAAATGGGAACATTTATAACTGTCCTTAGTTGTTTTCTCATATTCTTTGCCGTTTGTTTGATCGTGCTTATATTGCTTCAATCCGATAAAAGCGGCGGTATGTCAAACGCCATCGGCGGCGGCGCTGCCGAAACATTTTACGGAAAAAGCAAAGGCCGGGCGAAGGACGCGCTGCTCTCAAAGCTCACCACGATCATTTCTATAGTGTTCGTCGTGATAATTGCGGCAATTTACGTTCTGCAATAATCGTCTGATTCCTGTCACGTATTCAATGAACCGCAAATAAAAACCGCCCCTTCGGGCGGTTTTTTGGCTTTTTATATTGACAAATACCCGCTCTGCTGTTAAAATAGAGCGGTGTCCTTATGCCCCCGTAGTAAAGTGGATATTACAAGTCCCTCCTAAGGACTAGTCGTGAGTTCGATTCTCGCCGGGGGTGCCATAGTTTTTAGAAAAAATCAATTGCAAAACAATTGATTTTTTTCTTTTTTGTGCTATAATTTGACATATGGGAGATGGTAAATTAATCATGAAAAAAGACTGCATGTACCTTGAAAAATTAATTGAGTCTATAATATACACTCCAAACGCTTTTAAAATAAATTTGGGAAATGGAAAATCCATTCTATCAATTGTTAGCAATGATAAAGGCATAAATGAATATTTTGCTATATCAGCGATATACGATACTATTATTGACATAGATCGTATAATCAAATACGCATTTGCAGAAACAACAAAATATAACTTACCAGAAACACTAGATGAATACAATCCACTATCTAAGCCAAGTGAGATGGATATAATAGCTTTATACCATATTGAAAATATTGTATTTCGAATTAGTGTTTTATGGGATTTGTTGGCACAGATATGTAATATAATTTTTCATACAGATCAAAAACCTGAAAAAATTTATTATAATAAGTATTTTAGATATTATGAAAATTCTTTTAATATAGCAAAAGATATTATATCATATTTTGATGAAGAAGATAATAATACAGATAAGAATCCTTGGCTCGGTAATCATGCATTTCTTAATGAATACAGGAATCAAATGACACATCGTATCTCACCGAGTATTACTACAATATCCACTTTTGGTTCAATACTTAGACCACCTGCGATGTATATACTACATCGTTCTATAGAAGATTATTATGTTGTATCATCCTATCTATGTCGGGTATTAAACGATTATACGACCACAAATACAGACTGGCCGTCTATAAAATTATAGATTTGAAATGTTTGTTAGCCATTATACTAATATATAACGTTTAATCTCCCACAAAACCCCGCCGCAAACAAATTCTCCTCTTGTTTGCGGCGGGCGCGTTTTTATATCAAAACTTCCTCCCGCATTTCGGGCAGAACGAAAAGTTATCATCAGACTCAAATCCGCAGTCGGGACAACTCCAAACTCCGGATTGAAATCCAGGACGCGTGAAATTCAGTGACGAAATATCTATTGAATCTAGATTCTTCCTTTTCCTCTCAATATCACGCCCTTGCTCTGTGTCCAGCTCGCACACCGCTCCGCAGCATGAAAGCCGCGCGAAATAATGCCTGTTCCACTTGAAAATCGGGATGAAAAAAAGCATGAAATAAGTATATTCAACCCATAAATTCAGATGCCCGAACGCCCCGCACACGGGGCAAACTACATTCCGGTCAGAATTAAGCTGTTTTCTCGCCTGATCTATGCCGAATATCAAAAACATAAACGCTTCCCTTCTCCCTTTCTTTTATGTGTATGCTTTAAAAACATCTCTCACCGAAAAATTCGCACGCAACACGGAAAAACTCATCCGGATTAGTTATAATGGCGGGATGCCCACCATGCTCAAACACATGCATTTTACCGTGCCCGGCTTTTTGAATCAGCCCAGCATAGATCTTATCATAAAAATCCGCCGCAATCGGAGCGGTGTATTCGTCCTCACGGCTCCCTGTCATGAGAATGTCTGTTTTCAGCATTGAAAACGGCTTGTGAAAAAATTTACCGATGGTTTTTGCGTGCGCGGTCACGGCGTGCGTGTCGTTATCCACGACGTTTTCCCATCCTTCACCGTGCATGCTGATATAAAATTCCCTTGCTCCGGGATTGGCTTTAGACGCTTCTCGATCACATTCCACGGTCTCGACAAAGGATGGCATCGGCGTTTCGCCCTCAAAGCTGTCCGCGATGACCTTAATAAACAGCTCCGGCGCCTCAAGCGCTGCGTTTACGGCAGCCAGCGCGCCGCCGCTGCTTCCTATCATATATGTTTTACCTATGTTTTTCTGCTTTATAAACTCAACGACCTGCATTCCCTCGTCATACCACAGATCATCGGGAAAGCTCTTTATTCTGTCCGAACGACCGTGGCCGAGAAAATCGATCAGGATTACTCTGTATTTTTTTGTGAAAAGTTCATATACTCCGTCGAAAATTCTGGATGACGCGGTATTGCCGTGAAGCATCAGAAGAGGATCGCCTTCTCCGTGCTCCTCATACCAGCAGGCGTGATTATTGTAATTATAATATGGCATTATCATACCGTCTTTCTATTATTCTTATCATAAGTTTCTTGCCGCGTACTTTTTATAACCAAATCGGCGCCGCTGCAATCGTCAATGCAGCGGCGCCACGCTTTTATCGCGATTTATGCCGATCTTATTTCCCGGTTATAGTTTCGGTCTGTAAACCGGTATCTGTTTCAGTTTGCGTTCCGGTTTGTGCCGATGTTTCAGGAAGCTTGAACGAAATTATATCCTTGTATGCTTTCAGAGCGTTCTGATATCTTTCCTCCGCTTCGTTTTCGCTTATGCCGATTGTCTGCTTTGAGCGCAAGCATATGATTGTGTCTGCGGGAAGCTGATCAAATCCGGGAAGCTTGTATATGTCGAGATTGCCCAGCATATACGAATACGCGTCATACGAGTCCGCAGGAGCCGCGTCCATAAATTCCACAAACGGAACAAGAAGATCATCATCAAGAAGATCGTCGTAATACGTGCTTTCAAGTAGATATATCTGAGCGTCGCCGGCAAGCAGCTGCTGACGGTACATCTCAAATGTATTCATTTGATTGTCGAAAAGAACATCTCCATTACTGTCTGTATAAATCGAGTATTCTATATAGTTGACATTTATCGAGCCATCGCCGTTGTAATCGTGAAGGACATCCCTGCAGGAGGTCTTAAGGTCATCGAGATGCTGATAGCTTACCGATGCCGGCCCGGCATACATAAAAGTCACGTCGGCGTCCTTTTTTATCGCCATCTGCACAGAGCAAACCACGATGAAAACCACCACGAAAATCCCGGCAACAGTCACCCATTTGTAATGGTACCAATAGTTTTCAACCTTTTGTCGGAAGGTCATTTTATTGACATTCAAAGCTGCACCTCTTTCCTTTCGCATACGTTACGCTGTGTATTGTTTGCTTGGATTTAATAAAATTAAAGCTCCGGCTTCATCGTCGGGAACAAAAGCACATCTCTTATCGACTGTGAATCGGTAAGCAGCATGACAAGACGGTCTATGCCGATGCCCAGTCCGCCCGTAGGCGGCATGCCGTATTCGAGAGCTGTCAAAAAGTCCTCGTCTATATCGCAGGCCTCTTCGTCTCCGGCGGCCTTTGCGGCAGCCTGAGCCTCAAATCGGCCGCGCTGATCAATAGGATCGTTCAATTCCGAAAAGGCGTTTGCAAATTCGCTTCCGAGAATGAAAAGCTCGAACCTTTCCGTATGCGACGGATCGGAAGGCATGCGCTTAGCAAGAGGAGATATTTCAACCGGATGACCTGTGAGAAATGTGGGCTGTATAAGCTTTTCTTCAACATATTCCTCAAAGAAAAGGTTTAGGATATCGCCGACGAGATGACGCTCTTCGTATTTGATGTCATGAGCCTTCGCGGCGGCGCGGGCTTCTTCGACCGTGGTTATCTTCGTAAAGTCGACGCCGGCGTATTTAAGTACGGCATCGCTCATCGTGATGCGTTCAAACGGCTTTTCGAGATCAATCTCCACGCCGTTGAATTCGATGACGGTCTTGCCGCAGACCGCTCTCGCGACGCTTCGGAAAAGTGATTCGGTTATTTCCATCATACCGTTGTAATCCGTGAACGCCTGGTAAAGCTCAAGCAGCGTGAATTCGGGATTGTGGCGTGTGTCCATTCCCTCGTTGCGGAACACCCTGCTGATTTCGTATACTCTGTCAAAGCCCCCGACAATAAGACGCTTTAAATAAAGCTCAAGGGCTATACGCAGATACAGATCAATATTAAGCGCGTTGTGATGCGTAATAAACGGACGAGCCGCGGCTCCTCCTGCAATGTTGTGCAATACCGGAGTTTCGACTTCCATGAAATTTCTGCCGTTCAGAAAGCTTCTTATCTCGGTAATTATACGCGAACGCTTTACGAATACATCCCGAACTTCCGGATTGACGATGAGATCGACATATCTCTGACGGTAACGCAAATCCTGATCCTTTAATCCGTGCCATTTTTCAGGAAGCGGAAGAAGCGACTTTGAAAGCAGCGTGATTTTTTCGCAATGGATCGAAATTTCACCTCTGCGGGTGCGGAATACCTTTCCGAACAGCCCTATAATATCTCCGATATCCCATTTTTTATATGCGGCGAACGTATCTTCCCCGACATCGTCTATTCTGACATACACCTGTATGCGTCCCTTTGAATCGGATATATCAATGAAGTTCGCTTTACCCATGTCACGGCGCGACATAAGGCGTCCGGCAACGGACACCTCACGGCCTTCGTATTCATCAAAATTGTTTTTTATATCCGCGGTATAAGCCGTGACGTCAAAACGTGTAATGAGATAAGGATCATTTCCCGCATTCTTAAGCTCCGAAAGCTTTTCTCTGCGGATACGGAGAAGCTCGTTCAGCTGTTGTGCCTCTTCTGCTTCTGACAGTTCCTCTGCGGGATTGTAAATTTGTTCTTCGGTCATCTTTATGTCTTTGCCTTTCTAAAATTCCGGTTATATCAAAGTATGGCGAGAAGTTCGATCTTAATTACGCCGCCGGGCGTGATGACCTCGATAAGGTCGCCGGGCTTTTTGTTTAATAGTGCCTTGCCGATTGGTGATTCATCGCTGATGAGCGAATTTGACGGATCGGCTTCTGTGGAACCGACTATTTGATATGATGCCTCTTCTTCAAGCTCGGTATCGAATATTTTAACTTTTGAACCGACGGAAACCACCGAGGAAGTCGCGTTGGCGGATATTATTTTTACATTGTCGAGCATTTTTTCGATTTCGGCAATGCGCTTTTCAACCTCTCCCTGCTCGTTCTTCGCTTCATCATATTCACTGTTTTCGGAAAGGTCTCCGAACGAAGTCGCCTGTTTTATAGCCGCGGCAACCTCCTGGCGCCGCGTGATTTTAAGGTATTCAAGCTCGTTCTTGAGCTGATTAAGACCTTCTTCCGTAACAAAGGTATATTTTGTTTGCATATTATCCACTCCTGATATAATTGTTAATAATTTAATTGCAGATATTTCATACTGAACTTTCTTCGCTATTTTTTAGCAATAGCGGTTTCCAGATAATTTCTTGCCGCCACAAGCTGATCATCCTCATCCTCATTTAGAAAATAAAACCTTGACAGCTTTTCATCCGACAGCTCAACTGTTTCATCCGGTGTTACGCCCTTACCTTCAAAATTTTCAGAAAAAGGCGGGCAATAAAGCTGTGAAGAAATAATAAGCGC
This genomic window from Oscillospiraceae bacterium contains:
- a CDS encoding Cthe_2314 family HEPN domain-containing protein translates to MKKDCMYLEKLIESIIYTPNAFKINLGNGKSILSIVSNDKGINEYFAISAIYDTIIDIDRIIKYAFAETTKYNLPETLDEYNPLSKPSEMDIIALYHIENIVFRISVLWDLLAQICNIIFHTDQKPEKIYYNKYFRYYENSFNIAKDIISYFDEEDNNTDKNPWLGNHAFLNEYRNQMTHRISPSITTISTFGSILRPPAMYILHRSIEDYYVVSSYLCRVLNDYTTTNTDWPSIKL
- the rpsF gene encoding 30S ribosomal protein S6, whose protein sequence is MEKLQSKYETVFIVNPELGDEAVTTICDKFKALIAANGTIDDVADWGKRRLAYPINDVLDGYYMVIKFTCGHDFPAELDRIFKITDGMLRSVIVKEEE
- a CDS encoding ABC transporter substrate-binding protein produces the protein MKATPRRIITFILVLSMCFCSFAACGGTKGPTAPTLETPLVVAYDPFSAKFSPFFADSAYDQDVVDMTQLQLLTTDRSGGIVYNAIGGQTVKYNGTAYNYKGIADIKVSIDEKKNTTTYRAKIKSGVKFSDGQEFDADDVIFTYYVFLDPSYVGSTTLGSYNIIGLNDYQTQTTSAVYDKYHTIAEKIYAAGKDHKWASSDEWTEEQQTGYWDLIAESWKEDLQGIVNYCVGKYAASYAEGELGFTSDEIIANEKLQIPFGMVMWGFATAEKDSDKKATGKITAGGKTYDLKNNQYPTIDDLYAVAYGAYNGNPEEYWATEQYSGDATDVVGPTYNKFILKFGSKDEAMGGTGVPSISGIKKIDQRTVEVTTNGYEAPAIYSIFGISIAPLHYYGNEALYDYKANKFGHEFGNLDIVKAKTNSPMGAGAYKFVKYENKVVYFEANENYYKGCPKIHYIQFKEVGEADKITALQTGAADVSNPSGSKVKFQAIRDTNSNKELTGDIITTNSVDNLGYGYMGINASTVLVGTDPASDASKNLRRAFATLFAVYRDVSINSYYGDAAAVINYPISNTSWAAPQKSDADYEVAFSKDVDGKPIYTSDMDANAKYEAALNAAVGFLKAAGFTYSESTKTFTAAPAGAKLTYEALVPGDGVGDHPNFQILSNASNALKTIGITLTVNDLTDSTVLWDRIDAGTQEIWTAAWSATIDPDMYQIYHSSGIIGRNGSDSNHYHIDDAKLDEYIVDARKSADQSQRKTIYKACLDIIIDWAVEIPSYQRQNVIIFSTNRVKIDTLTPDITTYWGWMHDIELLEVVETETPVNTAE
- a CDS encoding ABC transporter permease produces the protein MRKFLIKRLLLCVLILFLVSIIIYAIMRSLPTSYVERVARERSALPGAKSFTEILSQLQAVYHLDSDVIPGYFGWLGEIIKGDFGDSWVYNVPVVQKFKEVIWDSFWLSFVSLLLELVIAIPLGILAARRQYSRTDYAVTVFALIGISLPSFFFATLLKLIFAIKLNWVDPVGKVGRFYDQLSDIGKFWDVVQHFILPVATLTIVSIGFLMRYTRTNMLEVLNSDYIRTARAKGLPEKTVINKHAFRNTLIPIITIVGGTLPGLFSGALITEQLFAIPGIGYTAYNAMVQGDIPFSMFYLLFLAVLTLVGTLMADILYAVVDPRVRVN
- the greA gene encoding transcription elongation factor GreA, which gives rise to MQTKYTFVTEEGLNQLKNELEYLKITRRQEVAAAIKQATSFGDLSENSEYDEAKNEQGEVEKRIAEIEKMLDNVKIISANATSSVVSVGSKVKIFDTELEEEASYQIVGSTEADPSNSLISDESPIGKALLNKKPGDLIEVITPGGVIKIELLAIL
- the secG gene encoding preprotein translocase subunit SecG codes for the protein MGTFITVLSCFLIFFAVCLIVLILLQSDKSGGMSNAIGGGAAETFYGKSKGRAKDALLSKLTTIISIVFVVIIAAIYVLQ
- the rpsR gene encoding 30S ribosomal protein S18; the encoded protein is MDKEAPRSSGYRPMNRRKKKVCAFCADKIEHIDYKDANKLRKFVSERSKILPRRITGTCAKHQRQLTTAIKRARQIAILPYISD
- the lysS gene encoding lysine--tRNA ligase, whose protein sequence is MTEEQIYNPAEELSEAEEAQQLNELLRIRREKLSELKNAGNDPYLITRFDVTAYTADIKNNFDEYEGREVSVAGRLMSRRDMGKANFIDISDSKGRIQVYVRIDDVGEDTFAAYKKWDIGDIIGLFGKVFRTRRGEISIHCEKITLLSKSLLPLPEKWHGLKDQDLRYRQRYVDLIVNPEVRDVFVKRSRIITEIRSFLNGRNFMEVETPVLHNIAGGAAARPFITHHNALNIDLYLRIALELYLKRLIVGGFDRVYEISRVFRNEGMDTRHNPEFTLLELYQAFTDYNGMMEITESLFRSVARAVCGKTVIEFNGVEIDLEKPFERITMSDAVLKYAGVDFTKITTVEEARAAAKAHDIKYEERHLVGDILNLFFEEYVEEKLIQPTFLTGHPVEISPLAKRMPSDPSHTERFELFILGSEFANAFSELNDPIDQRGRFEAQAAAKAAGDEEACDIDEDFLTALEYGMPPTGGLGIGIDRLVMLLTDSQSIRDVLLFPTMKPEL
- a CDS encoding single-stranded DNA-binding protein, with the protein product MAAFNKVILIGNLVSDPELKQTNSGIPVTSFSIAVSRRFAKQGDPVQADFINIVAWRSTAEFITKYFTKGKSILVCGSLQSRTWTDQSGQKRYSTEVVAEEVSFVEKKADNAAGGAINNSAPSPYSSSPKDVAFEEMSTDDDLPF
- a CDS encoding zinc ribbon domain-containing protein; this encodes MFLIFGIDQARKQLNSDRNVVCPVCGAFGHLNLWVEYTYFMLFFIPIFKWNRHYFARLSCCGAVCELDTEQGRDIERKRKNLDSIDISSLNFTRPGFQSGVWSCPDCGFESDDNFSFCPKCGRKF
- a CDS encoding alpha/beta fold hydrolase — translated: MPYYNYNNHACWYEEHGEGDPLLMLHGNTASSRIFDGVYELFTKKYRVILIDFLGHGRSDRIKSFPDDLWYDEGMQVVEFIKQKNIGKTYMIGSSGGALAAVNAALEAPELFIKVIADSFEGETPMPSFVETVECDREASKANPGAREFYISMHGEGWENVVDNDTHAVTAHAKTIGKFFHKPFSMLKTDILMTGSREDEYTAPIAADFYDKIYAGLIQKAGHGKMHVFEHGGHPAIITNPDEFFRVACEFFGERCF